The Perca fluviatilis chromosome 18, GENO_Pfluv_1.0, whole genome shotgun sequence genomic interval AGAGTCCACCTGGGACACACTGAAACGCATGGTTATGCCAAAGAATAAAGCCAAAAATGAGGAAAAGCCTGAGGAGACTCCAGAACAATCCCAGTCAGACAGTGAAGCACCAAAAGATGAGTCGTCCTTCTCATTGAGGAAGCTCTTCCCTGGACGCAGAAAGaagaagactgaaaaacaagcCTCTACTGAACAAGGCTCAGGTGAGGAGGACTCTGACACCCCAGCTGTGGTTCCTCTCTCAGAGTATGATGACCAAGTTACAGCTGAACAGGAAGCACCAGCAGAACCGGCTGAAGTCCAGATTAAAGAATCCGCTGAAGATAGATCCCCTTCCTGGATCCCAGCCACTGTTGAAGATGGTGATGATCAACATGATCAGCTGAGTGACATTCCAGAGGAGGCTGAGAATGCGGCCACGCCAAAGTCTGTTGACACTGACATCGCAGAGGATGAAACAGAAGACAAGGATATGTCCCTTAAAGCTACCAAAAGCGCAGGGCGCAGACTGTCCACGGCTGAGGTGAAGCCTGTCGCTCCAGCTCCACCTGCAAATACTGTTCCAGTTCCTCAGGGACCCAAGCCAGAGACCGCAGAGGAGGTTATTGAGGGCGTAGAGGCCCAAATTAGTGAAATTCCACCCCAGACCGATGTAACTGTTGAAGATGTACCAGTAGAAGTAGTTTCTGAGAAAATCGAGTGTGAACCACCAACTGAGAATGCAGAGTCAAAGACAATAACTATCCTGACGCCACACGCTCGTGACGAGGCCATGGCTATCTGCACTGGCCTAGACACCAAGGAGATTGCTGAAGTAGCTCTGGAGAAACCTGTAATGCCCATCGTAGCATGTGTGGCTGTGATCCATGATGCTGTAAGCACAGAGGTGTCAGTGGAAGAGAATACAGCAAGTACAGAGGCCATTGCTACAGAAGATCCAGTGTTCAACGCCCAAGTGCACCAAGTAGAAACCACAAAGTTTGAGCCTATTGTTGAAAGTTCACAGGGTGGATTATTAGACATTCAAGCAGCCAAGGAGAACCATGAACCCGAGATTGAGAGGGCTGGAATTGTCAGCACTGTTCAGGAAGAGGCGGAAATCATTCAGCTTACCACCATGAGCCAGAACTGTATTAATGCTGTTATAGTCGATCCCATTACAACAACATCTGAACCAGATGTTTGCACCCAGAGCATAGAAGTCACTGAGCCAACTATAGAAACCAAGGAAGTGCAAATGGATGTGGAGCAGCTTGCTGCCACTGaagaaaatactgtaaaagaGGTAGCTCAGTATGTGACCGAAGAGAGAGCCTCCACCGTATGTGAAACCACAAAGCCCACCAACACAGAGGAGACTGAGCCAGCCATCCTTGTTGTACCAAGCGAGGAGGTTTCTGTTATCACTGAGACAATTGTCCTTGTGGCCCCAGTCAGTGCGGCAACACCACCCATGGCGACCATAGAAAATGCACCACTGTCAGAGTCAGTCCAGGTGCAGGAAACCAAGGAGGAGAAGACCGTTGAAGAGAAGATGGAAGAAATCAAGGAGGATGTCCAACAGACCAGTGAAATTGAGGCTCAGAGCATAGTCATTGCCCAGACTGTCATTCAAGATGCCATGCATAAAGTTTCAGAAGACACCCCTGAATCCAAAAAGCCCACCACCCCGACACCAGTCCAGGCTGTGGCAACAACAGAGAAAGAGATTGAAATCACAACAAAGGGCCCTGTTATCACTGAAACCCCTGTTGCTGTCTGCGAAAAAGCAGCACCAAAGTCACCTCAGCAGCTCTGTGTGGCCATGGAGGTCATTGACACAATCCCAGTCGAGGTCACAGAGAGCATTGATGCCTCTGTAGAGCAGCAGAAACCAGAAGAAGGGTTGAAGAAAGCTGTGGAGGTAAACGTAAGTGAAGAAACTGTCGTAGTGGAAGAAGTGGTGGAGATAAAGACAGCGAGTCAGATAGGTGAGGAGCTTGAACAGGTCAAGGAAGAACAGAGCAAAGAAGACGCAGAGGTTCAGAAACCAGATGTAAAAGAAGCAGCTGAGGAAGTGGAACCACAATCGGAGGAAGCAAAGGCAGAGAACCCTTCAGAAGAGAACAAAGAGAAAGTGCTTGAAATCCACATGCCAGTCCAAATGGTCCTGCAGACGGCACAGGTGTTTGAGGAACCATCAGTGGAAGAAGAGTCCGTGGAAGAGTTTGCCAGCAACGGCCCTGTGGCAGAagacactgaggtaaaagctgAGATCGCTGCATCTGAAAACAAACTCTCAATGCTGTCAGAAGAACCGCAAGGGACTGCTTCAGCAGAGGTTTCCTCTCCCAGCCAAGTCACAGAGGCAGAGACACCAGAGACACCGTCGGGAAAGTGCGCAGAAGTGATGGCGCAGGTGATCGAAGTGATCGAGGAGGCTGTGAAGGAGATCGAGCCTGTGTCCACAGAGATCACAGCGGCATCATGAGCAGGTGAGACTGATCTTACAGCATTGATATTGAATGTTTATGACAactgtttcatatggtaacaaatcAAAATGCAGCTAATCCAAAATGTAAGTAAATGAAAGTAGTGCTTTTTAGTATTTCAGTATTGTAAAATGAGTGATGGAACAGTAAAGAACGACAAAAGTTAGTTATTTTCAAAATTCCTTTGTTGGCCTATCTACTcatagtgtttttttaaacatcaatgGGCCCTACTTTTATTAGGGAGTAGGGGAGGGGATTTGCCCACTGACCAGATGAAAAAGCTTTTGTTCGGGGTATGAGTAACCAGGGGACCTTTGATATCAAAGCAGGAATGCCGCCGTTGACCCCTTCTTTGTAGGCCGGGGTCTTAAAGGGAAGCGGTGTGTGAGGGGCAGATGAACTTGTGCTGAAAGACTGATTATGATTCCTCCGTTCCCTCCTCCTGTTTTTCTTCTATCACAGGCTCAGTATGGAGTCAAGAAACCATGTCGGAGTATGCATATGTTAGATTTAATTACAAAGCCTCAAAGAGTTCaagttgtgtttattttttatttttattttgactgaATTATATCTTTAATATGTAAAGGATAGTGCAATTTTAATGCGCAATGTTTCGGTGACACACTGATGTTATCTGATGTCTGATGTTATATGTGGAGGAGGGAGAAACTGGGCGTAGTtcctttttaatatttattatgcAGTCGTGCATTTCTGCAGCAGAGGAAAGTCTGGAGAGGGATAGAAATgggagagagcagcaggaaaGAGCTTGATAGGTTACAGCAGCACTctcacacagtgtgtgtgctgAGTCATAAAAAACCTTGAAACAGTAAAAGAGAAAACTAAAAGTGGGAATGAAAAATAAGGAATATTGCAGGGGAACTGAAATGATTAGGGAGTCATCATTTATATGTATAGGATATAAACAACTTTTCACGTTATATATTATGACTAAGGATTTATTGACAttgacaatatacagtataaaccaATTGCGTAGTGCACCAGAGAGCAGCTCAATATTtcgttaaaaataaatacaaatatttaattatattcTGTTTTTGGGACAAAGTGGTTTCCAAGTGTAATGTCAATCTAAGATGGTTTCTTTTTCCAGAGAAGAAAAGCTGCAGTCTTTTCTTGTTCCTCATATCTGGTTTGTGTTCTTTTCCACCACAGCTGAAGATACAAGACTGATGCCTGGGAGACGCACTGGTTGGACCAGGAAGTATGTGATGAgggagagatagagggagagagagagagagagagagagagagagagagagagagagagagagagaggctgctcTGTGGTAACACACTGAGACTGGGCCCATCCTGCCCAGAGAGACTGAATGACCTccacctccccttccacctGTACTCCAACCACATTCTGCAGCCCTGTCACCCTAATGTGACGTCCCACCGCCATATCCTCACCCGCTCACTCGCTCtctcacacaaatacacacacacacacacacacacactaaagcaTGTCCTGTGCCTCAGAAGCATCCCATCTGGCTTGT includes:
- the akap12b gene encoding A-kinase anchor protein 12b isoform X1, with product MGAESSAQRDGKSQEDASASTSASAGELSAEVHALQVGSTVLDSKPLEKNGQISSMTSLNGHSEDNSLAEVGQPDGVAQKEEASDTMDTIQGDVAPQVNSEKVEKESPDANDISAIEEKAAEEKPDDASEVGFKKIFRFVGFKFTLKKDKSEEKDPVKLLTVKDKGEKEEVSGTDEPTKEEEAAATVEEKSTTEEKEADAVESTAEAEVSKEDQAETTDAPAEVPAAEAIDEAVKEEGAEKEGESALSPFRKLFSGGLFSNLRKKASIKKTKDEEDKEAAVEKEMDKTEETAAVVEEKEEKDEGEQETKEEAPATPEEVKSETTPEPEVTVETPVAATTEETKEEGEKAESSAEEDKAPAEVTSEAELLSSQEKAKPQGSPLKKLFAGAGLKKLSTKKQKTRKDTETKLTESGEQASEQLQSSTESAEAPKTDSGPSSPEESGEHVIVVEVTQNESSQETDGEVASDGEKKKEGIIAWSSFKKLVTPKKRVKRSSESEDEATGEKPAKSATLSSSESAPLADKSVEEEDKEDKPTEEEPKTENTEKLVSSTEEPKKKMDTSVSWEALMCMGGPKKRTRRTSDSDDEETKVEEESTAAAVEGEQEGKTEAAIVSSQNTESDGELVSSTEPLSTPPDRESTWDTLKRMVMPKNKAKNEEKPEETPEQSQSDSEAPKDESSFSLRKLFPGRRKKKTEKQASTEQGSGEEDSDTPAVVPLSEYDDQVTAEQEAPAEPAEVQIKESAEDRSPSWIPATVEDGDDQHDQLSDIPEEAENAATPKSVDTDIAEDETEDKDMSLKATKSAGRRLSTAEVKPVAPAPPANTVPVPQGPKPETAEEVIEGVEAQISEIPPQTDVTVEDVPVEVVSEKIECEPPTENAESKTITILTPHARDEAMAICTGLDTKEIAEVALEKPVMPIVACVAVIHDAVSTEVSVEENTASTEAIATEDPVFNAQVHQVETTKFEPIVESSQGGLLDIQAAKENHEPEIERAGIVSTVQEEAEIIQLTTMSQNCINAVIVDPITTTSEPDVCTQSIEVTEPTIETKEVQMDVEQLAATEENTVKEVAQYVTEERASTVCETTKPTNTEETEPAILVVPSEEVSVITETIVLVAPVSAATPPMATIENAPLSESVQVQETKEEKTVEEKMEEIKEDVQQTSEIEAQSIVIAQTVIQDAMHKVSEDTPESKKPTTPTPVQAVATTEKEIEITTKGPVITETPVAVCEKAAPKSPQQLCVAMEVIDTIPVEVTESIDASVEQQKPEEGLKKAVEVNVSEETVVVEEVVEIKTASQIGEELEQVKEEQSKEDAEVQKPDVKEAAEEVEPQSEEAKAENPSEENKEKVLEIHMPVQMVLQTAQVFEEPSVEEESVEEFASNGPVAEDTEVKAEIAASENKLSMLSEEPQGTASAEVSSPSQVTEAETPETPSGKCAEVMAQVIEVIEEAVKEIEPVSTEITAAS
- the akap12b gene encoding A-kinase anchor protein 12b isoform X2; translation: MLGTITLTVGQPDGVAQKEEASDTMDTIQGDVAPQVNSEKVEKESPDANDISAIEEKAAEEKPDDASEVGFKKIFRFVGFKFTLKKDKSEEKDPVKLLTVKDKGEKEEVSGTDEPTKEEEAAATVEEKSTTEEKEADAVESTAEAEVSKEDQAETTDAPAEVPAAEAIDEAVKEEGAEKEGESALSPFRKLFSGGLFSNLRKKASIKKTKDEEDKEAAVEKEMDKTEETAAVVEEKEEKDEGEQETKEEAPATPEEVKSETTPEPEVTVETPVAATTEETKEEGEKAESSAEEDKAPAEVTSEAELLSSQEKAKPQGSPLKKLFAGAGLKKLSTKKQKTRKDTETKLTESGEQASEQLQSSTESAEAPKTDSGPSSPEESGEHVIVVEVTQNESSQETDGEVASDGEKKKEGIIAWSSFKKLVTPKKRVKRSSESEDEATGEKPAKSATLSSSESAPLADKSVEEEDKEDKPTEEEPKTENTEKLVSSTEEPKKKMDTSVSWEALMCMGGPKKRTRRTSDSDDEETKVEEESTAAAVEGEQEGKTEAAIVSSQNTESDGELVSSTEPLSTPPDRESTWDTLKRMVMPKNKAKNEEKPEETPEQSQSDSEAPKDESSFSLRKLFPGRRKKKTEKQASTEQGSGEEDSDTPAVVPLSEYDDQVTAEQEAPAEPAEVQIKESAEDRSPSWIPATVEDGDDQHDQLSDIPEEAENAATPKSVDTDIAEDETEDKDMSLKATKSAGRRLSTAEVKPVAPAPPANTVPVPQGPKPETAEEVIEGVEAQISEIPPQTDVTVEDVPVEVVSEKIECEPPTENAESKTITILTPHARDEAMAICTGLDTKEIAEVALEKPVMPIVACVAVIHDAVSTEVSVEENTASTEAIATEDPVFNAQVHQVETTKFEPIVESSQGGLLDIQAAKENHEPEIERAGIVSTVQEEAEIIQLTTMSQNCINAVIVDPITTTSEPDVCTQSIEVTEPTIETKEVQMDVEQLAATEENTVKEVAQYVTEERASTVCETTKPTNTEETEPAILVVPSEEVSVITETIVLVAPVSAATPPMATIENAPLSESVQVQETKEEKTVEEKMEEIKEDVQQTSEIEAQSIVIAQTVIQDAMHKVSEDTPESKKPTTPTPVQAVATTEKEIEITTKGPVITETPVAVCEKAAPKSPQQLCVAMEVIDTIPVEVTESIDASVEQQKPEEGLKKAVEVNVSEETVVVEEVVEIKTASQIGEELEQVKEEQSKEDAEVQKPDVKEAAEEVEPQSEEAKAENPSEENKEKVLEIHMPVQMVLQTAQVFEEPSVEEESVEEFASNGPVAEDTEVKAEIAASENKLSMLSEEPQGTASAEVSSPSQVTEAETPETPSGKCAEVMAQVIEVIEEAVKEIEPVSTEITAAS